One Apostichopus japonicus isolate 1M-3 chromosome 7, ASM3797524v1, whole genome shotgun sequence genomic region harbors:
- the LOC139970035 gene encoding NLR family CARD domain-containing protein 4-like isoform X2, which yields MAANVNPVDIKPDVKKAVNGFGSFKVALATVLTVKIVLDLATFFEYPPVVIEELSNAAASAGLLMIRYMEERGQIEPTSIMTLLCALKKMCLSGIEMSARKLYEEHTGRLCSSEDHSKAQLEGKKNDLIKYAKTAYRKHYETAKPFPSMKTCKVNSIFVQGGIYCSAQEGDFMQKPDVLESLDSYNDILSSPKTKSNRKIIEADPGFGKSTLASQIVYDWCTKNPESPLKDVEILIFLQLRQLTGVKSIYTAIRHSIVPEDEDMDDSCIKEILKVYKKSVVMLFDSYDEYPNKNTKTHISSIIEMKMFLDILVIILTRTLNLPPNLHPETKRIRLTGFGVAERRNYVLKAVADDVQLADRIEEQLQRNPFLRDLCQVPLFSTMVAHIVHERPEIEIFSTVTRFVTSLIACVHNHMKIKKDANTEVPAFQTELAKLYRIAFDGLTQKNQQLAWEKTYLVSELGQEFYDNYIKLGMLAQEVVFDDSQWRHKTVARIWHKIICEFYASHHLVWILSEAASSAASSIKVKETLNSINPLDLQYVYRFACGLNKSAADIIIKHLQETKEGCQFAILCMLEQEENSDQFRQSVKDLVSRHIEISWKNSKLLQSSTIQVLEVASANQTLTYTVIS from the exons ATGGCTGCCAATGTTAATCCCGTGGACATCAAACCAGATGTGAAGAAGGCAGTAAACG GTTTTGGTAGTTTTAAAGTTGCACTTGCTACCGTTCTGACTGTTAAAATTGTTCTTGATCTTGCTACGTTCTTTGAATATCCGCCTGTTGTCATAGAAGAGTTGAGCAATGCAGCAGCCAGTGCAGGCCTTCTCATGATTCGTTATATGGAAGAGAGAGGACAAATAGAGCCAACAAGTATCATGACACTTCTGTGTGCGCTGAAGAAAATGTGTCTTTCTGGGATTGAGATGAGTGCAAGAAAGCTGTATGAGGAACATACAGGGAGACTATGTTCCAGTGAAGATCATTCTAAGGCTCAATTAGAAG gaAAGAAAAACGATCTCATCAAGTATGCAAAAACAGCCTATCGAAAGCACTACGAAACAGCTAAGCCATTTCCTTCAATGAAAACGTGTAAGGTTAACAGTATATTTGTTCAGGGAGGTATTTACTGCTCGGCTCAGGAGGGTGATTTCATGCAAAAGCCCGATGTGCTAGAATCGTTAGATTCTTACAACGATATTCTGAGCAGCCCCAAAACTAAGTCAAATAGGAAGATCATTGAGGCTGACCCTGGGTTCGGGAAATCGACACTTGCATCACAGATTGTCTATGACTGGTGTACTAAGAACCCTGAATCTCCTCTCAAAGATGTGGAAATACTTATATTTCTCCAATTGAGGCAACTGACAGGTGTAAAGTCTATATACACTGCCATAAGGCATTCCATAGTGCCCGAAGATGAGGACATGGACGACTCTTGCATTAAGGAAATCCTCAAAGTATACAAAAAGTCTGTTGTCATGTTATTTGACAGTTATGACGAGTATCCTAACAAGAACACCAAAACACATATCTCCTCCATCATTGAGATGAAAATGTTTCTAGACATCCTTGTCATCATACTTACCAGGACATTGAACCTCCCGCCTAACTTACACCCCGAAACAAAACGAATCAGATTAACAGGGTTTGGGGTGGCTGAACGTCGAAACTATGTCCTGAAGGCGGTGGCTGATGATGTCCAGTTGGCAGATCGGATCGAAGAGCAGCTTCAGAGAAACCCCTTCTTAAGAGATCTCTGTCAGGTCCCTCTCTTCTCCACTATGGTCGCTCACATAGTACACGAGAGGCCAGAAATCGAGATATTTAGCACAGTAACAAGATTTGTCACTTCTCTGATCGCATGCGTTCATAACCATATGAAAATCAAGAAAGATGCTAATACTGAGGTGCCTGCGTTTCAAACGGAACTAGCTAAACTGTATCGTATTGCTTTCGACGGCCTCACACAGAAGAACCAGCAGCTGGCATGGGAGAAGACATATTTAGTTTCAGAACTTGGACAAGAGTTCTATGATAACTATATAAAGCTTGGGATGTTGGCACAGGAAGTGGTCTTTGACGATTCCCAGTGGCGACATAAGACGGTTGCACGAATATGGCACAAAATCATCTGTGAATTTTATGCCTCTCATCATCTGGTTTGGATTCTTAGTGAAG CAGCGTCTTCAGCAGCATCATCAATCAAAGTGAAAGAAACATTGAACAGCATCAACCCGCTTGACCTCCAGTATGTCTATCGCTTTGCATGTGGACTCAACAAGTCAGCAGCAGACATCATCATCAAACACCTGCAAGAAACCAAAGAGGGATGTCAGTTTGCAATTCTTTGTATGCTTGAACAAGAAGAAAATTCAGACCAATTCAGGCAGTCAGTTAAGGACTTGGTTTCAAGGCATATTGAAATTTCCTGGAAAAATTCCAAATTATTACAGAGTTCTACCATACAAGTCCTTGAAGTTGCTTCAGCTAATCAG